One genomic segment of Diceros bicornis minor isolate mBicDic1 chromosome 25, mDicBic1.mat.cur, whole genome shotgun sequence includes these proteins:
- the ELFN2 gene encoding protein phosphatase 1 regulatory subunit 29 has translation MLRLGLCAAALLCVCRPGAVRADCWLIEGDKGYVWLAICSQNQPPYETIPQHINSTVHDLRLNENKLKAVLYSSLNRFGNLTDLNLTKNEISYIEDGAFLGQSSLQVLQLGYNKLSNLTEGMLRGMGRLQFLFVQHNLIELVTPAAFSECPSLISIDLSSNRLSRLDGATFASLASLMVCELAGNPFNCECDLFGFLAWLVIFNNVTKNYDRLQCESPREFAGYPLLVPRPYHSLNAITVLQAKCRNGSLPARPASHPTPYSTDAQREPDENSGFNPDEILSVEPPASSTTDASAGPAIKLHHVTFTSATLVVIIPHPYSKMYVLVQYNNSYFSDVMTLKNKKEIVTLDKLRAHTEYTFCVTSLRNSRRFNHTCLTFTTRDPVPGDLAPSTSTTTHYIMTILGCLFGMVIVLGAVYYCLRKRRLQEEKQKSVKVKKTILEMRYGADVDAGSVVHAAQKLGEPPVLPVSRMSSIPSMIGEKLPASKGLEAGLDTPKVATKGNYIEVRTGTGGDGLARPEDDLPGLENGQGSAAEISTIAKEVDKVNQIINNCIDALKLDSASFLGGGSGGGDPELAFECQSLPTAASASSAAAPGALERPSFLSPPYKESSHHPLQRQLSADAAVARKTCSVSSSGSIKSAKVFSLDVPDHPAAAGLAKGDSKYIEKGSPLNSPLDRLPLVPAGGGGGVHHLEVKPAYHCSEHRHSFPALYYEEGADSLSQRVSFLKPLTRSKRDSAYSQLSPRHYYSGYSSSPEYSSESTHKIWERFRPYKKHPREEVYMAAGHALRKKVQFAKDEDLHDILDYWKGVSAQQKL, from the coding sequence ATGCTGCGCCTGGGGCTGTGCGCGGCCGCACTGCTGTGCGTGTGCCGGCCGGGCGCCGTGCGCGCCGACTGCTGGCTCATCGAGGGCGACAAGGGGTACGTGTGGCTGGCCATCTGCAGCCAGAACCAGCCGCCCTACGAGACCATCCCGCAGCACATCAACAGCACGGTGCACGACCTGCGCCTCAACGAGAACAAGCTCAAGGCCGTGCTCTACTCCTCGCTCAACCGCTTCGGGAACCTCACCGACCTCAACCTCACCAAGAACGAGATCTCCTACATCGAGGACGGCGCCTTCCTGGGCCAGTCGAGCCTGCAGGTGCTGCAGCTGGGCTACAACAAGCTCAGCAACCTGACGGAGGGCATGCTGCGCGGCATGGGCCGCCTGCAGTTCCTTTTCGTGCAGCACAACCTCATCGAGCTGGTGACGCCCGCCGCCTTCTCCGAGTGCCCGAGCCTCATCAGCATCGACCTGTCCTCCAACCGCCTCAGCCGCCTCGACGGCGCCACCTTCGCCAGCCTGGCCAGCCTCATGGTGTGCGAGCTGGCGGGCAACCCCTTCAACTGCGAGTGCGACCTCTTCGGCTTCCTCGCCTGGCTGGTGATCTTCAACAACGTCACCAAGAACTACGACCGCCTGCAGTGCGAGTCGCCCCGCGAGTTCGCCGGCTACCCGCTGCTGGTGCCCCGGCCCTACCACAGCCTCAACGCCATCACCGTGCTCCAGGCCAAGTGTCGCAACGGCTCGCTGCCCGCCCGGCCCGCGAGCCACCCCACGCCCTACTCCACCGACGCCCAGAGGGAGCCCGACGAGAACTCGGGCTTCAACCCGGACGAGATTCTTTCGGTGGAGCCGCCGGCCTCGTCCACCACGGATGCGTCGGCGGGGCCCGCCATCAAGCTGCACCACGTGACCTTCACCTCGGCCACCCTGGTGGTCATCATCCCACACCCCTACAGCAAGATGTACGTCCTGGTCCAGTACAATAACAGCTACTTCTCCGACGTCATGACGCTCAAGAACAAGAAGGAGATCGTCACGCTCGACAAGCTGCGTGCGCACACCGAGTACACCTTCTGCGTGACCTCGCTGCGCAACAGCCGCCGCTTCAACCACACCTGTCTGACCTTCACCACGCGGGACCCAGTCCCCGGGGACCTGGCGCCCagcacctccaccaccacccactACATCATGACCATCCTGGGCTGCCTCTTCGGCATGGTCATCGTGCTGGGCGCCGTCTACTACTGCCTGCGCAAGCGGCGCCTGCAGGAGGAGAAGCAGAAGTCCGTCAAGGTGAAGAAGACCATTCTGGAGATGCGCTACGGGGCCGACGTGGATGCCGGCTCTGTCGTCCACGCTGCCCAGAAGCTGGGCGAGCCCCCCGTGCTGCCCGTGTCTCGCATGTCCTCCATCCCCTCCATGATCGGGGAGAAGTTGCCCGCTTCCAAGGGGCTGGAGGCCGGGCTGGACACGCCCAAGGTGGCCACCAAGGGCAACTACATCGAGGTGCGCACCGGCACGGGTGGGGACGGCCTGGCGCGGCCGGAGGATGACCTCCCGGGCCTGGAGAACGGCCAGGGCTCGGCCGCGGAGATCTCCACCATCGCCAAAGAGGTAGACAAGGTCAACCAGATCATTAACAACTGCATCGATGCCCTCAAGCTGGACTCGGCCTCTTTCCTGGGGGGTGGCAGTGGCGGCGGGGACCCAGAGCTGGCCTTCGAGTGCCAGTCCCTCCCCACAGCCGCCAGTGCCTCCTCGGCCGCCGCCCCCGGGGCGCTGGAGCGGCCCAGCTTCCTCTCGCCCCCCTACAAGGAGAGCTCCCACCACCCGCTCCAGCGCCAGCTGAGCGCCGACGCCGCCGTGGCCCGCAAGACCTGCAGCGTCTCGTCCAGCGGCTCCATCAAGAGCGCCAAGGTCTTCAGCCTGGACGTGCCCGACCACCCGGCCGCCGCGGGGCTGGCCAAGGGCGACTCCAAGTACATCGAGAAGGGCAGCCCTCTCAACAGCCCGCTGGACCGGCTCCCGCTGGTGCcggcgggcggcgggggcggcgtcCACCACCTGGAGGTGAAGCCCGCCTACCACTGCAGCGAGCACCGGCACAGCTTCCCGGCCCTGTACTACGAGGAGGGCGCCGACAGCCTGAGCCAGCGCGTGTCCTTCCTCAAGCCGCTGACCCGCTCCAAGCGGGACTCCGCCTACTCGCAGCTCTCCCCCAGACACTACTACTCGGGGTACTCCTCCAGCCCTGAGTACTCCTCCGAGAGCACGCACAAGATCTGGGAGCGCTTCCGGCCCTACAAGAAGCACCCCCGCGAGGAGGTGTACATGGCCGCCGGCCACGCCCTGCGCAAGAAGGTCCAGTTCGCCAAGGACGAGGACCTGCACGACATCCTCGATTACTGGAAGGGGGTCTCGGCCCAGCAAAAGCTGTGA